One genomic window of Pungitius pungitius chromosome 11, fPunPun2.1, whole genome shotgun sequence includes the following:
- the ubxn11 gene encoding UBX domain-containing protein 11 — MSSPLSMLKKTRRTPLQAPASEQWGRQKVPIRRNMLKEFQAAAAAESSDVTPSLTSPTAANDATTSKSKAPSKRGVPPSDFELMSAMIQRVGLLEQKVMCQAKEIGRKDKRISMLEAKLRLPEESESTHDLSGRHNLERRCQRLQNQVSEMNSFLNDHGLTWVGDGESSDAAESEKPGASVVPSFHMNFDLVQQRIMELNVLAGEGECFVRSTATGAQLAKKEPIQLGLYRNGIVMFDGPFRSYREHSTQRCMNDLMDGYFPSELQERFPDGVPFEVHDRRDQEYISRAPWNNFPGEGKAACGEKAESSNGVSLKLPGKESSTDRFLKKLPKMVVKAGRVIDVRDSVRAVLQGSSDSQSSNSVILVDTPARLQISSPDRPSSDSDVIMLKVKSEDGNRTYILKMRFSDTVAHLRQHLDKHRGVGLPGYDIISASPKCCFDDDQQTFQMCGLTTNATLLLRKRQHPHSLSEIN; from the exons ATGAGCTCACCTTTGTCGATGCTGAAGAAAACAAGGCGCACCCCTCTGCAGGCCCCTGCCAGTGAGCAGTG GGGCAGACAAAAAGTGCCTATAAGGAGGAACATGTTAAAAG aatttcaggctgctgctgctgcagaatcCTCAGATGTAACTCCTTCACTGACCAGTCCCACCGCAGCGAATGATGCCACCACTTCAAAATCTAAAGCCCCATCAAAGAGAG GTGTTCCACCAAGCGACTTCGAGCTAATGTCTGCCATGATCCAGCGGGTCGGCCTGCTGGAGCAGAAAGTAATGTGCCAAGCAAAGGAGATCGGGCGCAag GATAAACGAATTTCAATGTTGGAGGCAAAGCTGAGGCTTCCAGAAGAATCAG agAGCACTCATGATCTGAGCGGCAGACACAACCTTGAGAGAAGGTGCCAACGGCTGCAGAATCAAGTGTCTGAAATGAAT AGCTTTCTGAATGACCATGGTTTGACCTGGGTGGGAGATGGTGAGAGCAGTGACGCGGCTGAAAGTGAGAAGCCAG GTGCCTCTGTGGTCCCTAGCTTCCACATGAACTTTGACCTCGTGCAGCAGAGGATCATGGAGCTGAACGTCCTGGCCGGCGAGGGGGAGTGTTTTGTACGGTCGACAGCCACTGGGGCGCAGTTGGCCAAGAAGGAGCCTATTCAACTGGGTCTCTACCGCAACGGCATCGTCATGTTCGACGGCCCTTTCCGCTCCTATCGGGAGCACAGCACCCAG CGGTGCATGAATGATCTGATGGACGGGTATTTTCCGTCCGAGCTTCAGGAGCGGTTTCCGGACGGCGTGCCCTTTGAG gtTCATGACAGGCGGGATCAAGAGTACATCTCCAGGGCGCCTTGGAATAACTTTCCCGGCGAAGGGAAGGCTGCCTGTGGGGAAAAAGCTGAATCATCCAACGGCGTCAGCTTGAAATTACCCG GCAAGGAGTCGAGTACGGATCGGTTCCTGAAGAAGTTACCAAAAATGGTAGTGAAGGCCGGTCGGGTGATTGACGTCAGGGACTCCGTGAGGGCTGTCCTGCAG GGTTCGTCTGACTCGCAGAGCAGCAACTCTGTGATCCTCGTAGACACACCGGCAAG ACTGCAGATATCCAGCCCTGACCGGCCTTCATCTGACAGCGATGTCATCATGCTCAAGGTGAAATCCGAAGACGGGAATCGGACTTACATTCTGAAAATGCGCTTCTCGGATACAGTAGCCCACTTGCGACAGCATCTGGACAAACACAG AGGGGTTGGACTCCCTGGTTATGACATCATTAGTGCGTCCCCAAAGTGCTGCTTCGATGACGACCAGCAGACGTTCCAAATGTGTGGACTCACGACTAACGCCACACTGCTGCTGCGAAAGAGGCAACACCCTCATTCACTGTCTGAAATCAATTAA
- the cep85 gene encoding centrosomal protein of 85 kDa isoform X1, with product MTTSHRYIESKPAAPFADMEWRTPAVSEKFQSRFGRRPGTADSGDTGLGTSASDSTEDFCSSSGSPPFQPIRSQIPIPTAHVMPSTAGAPASKPQSVVQEDSLSSEGHRSSSGSRTPSGSTSKSSPLSKSVSSPNLDAPPAVGGDHVGPKPDCLSRYRSLVNGLDHSLFPSDHTRMDECQKFDTPAVEPTLNQSALLGGLCSDVRLRLQTAGIRETPDCISEAYRGGMEHSYKVLPEARSGLPSQAETSVQRGSQPAVAGSAGVYANPLSLQTQALLREHAGSKGYEPLRQDRCAELSSWQQQQQHKHQLESLRMQVEQMQLMSAGVSQYPSLYSSPVHSESGKWDALVKASESLLKEKELIIERQKQHMTQMEQRLRETELQVHGALLGRGASYGDMCMLRLQEAQRENAFLRAQFTERTDCVVLEKVEAERRLGAVEAETRRLTDCLKEACERHAEEMKKQEERIRSRDKHINNLKKKCQKETELKRENQQRIETLERYLADLPTLEDYQSQNKQLVEAEQQASQLQERLRELEVCLETTRSQLRERETQLEDQKRRERDLLTTITDMQQRVQQGLEDGARLPSLDMDKFRGENNALREEQHRLKKVIEKQHRMMEQLGSQIQALEEQLSQEESSSQAVREDVLAKEKNVLELHTALRELSAQNQELMGQNLTLREQIGEPEQKSTNEASSGLQPAGTRLTQRLHVEIASCLGDLRSLCSILTQRAQGQDPNLSLLLGITSPPPVTEQAEDWMNPEVLQKKLLEAQQLRRDVEELRNVILDRYAQDMGENCITQ from the exons ATGACAACCTCACACAGATATATTGAATCAAAACCAGCAG CTCCGTTTGCTGACATGGAGTGGAGGACACCAGCGGTGTCAGAGAAGTTTCAAAGCCGTTTTGGCCGCCGGCCTGGAACGGCAGACAGCGGGGACACTGGTCTTGGCACCTCAGCATCTGACAGCACAGAAG aTTTCTGCAGTTCCAGCGGCAGCCCCCCTTTCCAGCCCATTCGCAGTCAGATCCCCATACCCACTGCACATGTCATGCCATCCACGGCCGGAGCCCCGGCCTCGAAGCCTCAGTCGGTGGTCCAGGAGGACTCGCTCTCCTCTGAGGGTCACAggtcttcctctggctccagaACCCCAAGTGGCTCCACTTCAAAGTCTTCCCCTCTCTCAAAGTCAGTGTCTTCGCCCAACCTGGACGCTCCACCCGCTGTGGGAGGGGATCATGTGGGGCCAAAGCCGGACTGTCTGAGCCGCTACCGCAGCCTCGTCAACGGGCTGGACCACTCTCTTTTCCCCTCGGATCACACGCGGATGGACGAGTGCCAGAAGTTTGACACTCCTGCCGTGGAGCCCACGCTAAATCAGTCAGCCCTGTTGGGGGGGTTATGCTCCGATGTCAGACTCCGATTACAGACTGCCGGCATCCGAGAGACTCCGGACTGCATCTCTGAGGCCTACAGAGGAGGCATGGAGCACAGCTACAAGGTGCTCCCTGAAGCTAGGTCGGGGCTCCCCAGCCAAGCGGAAACTTCGGTTCAGAGGGGAAGTCAGCCCGCTGTGGCCGGATCCGCTGGAGTTTACGCAAACCCTctcagcctgcagacacaagCTCTGCTGAGGGAGCACGCAGGCTCCAAGGGATATGAGCCGTTGCGGCAGGACCGATGTGCTGAACTTTCCAGctggcagcaacaacagcaacacaagcatcaactggAAAGTCTACGCATGCAAGTGGAACAAATGCAG CTTATGAGTGCTGGAGTGTCCCAGTATCCATCTCTGTATTCGTCGCCCGTTCACTCCGAGTCCGGCAAATGGGACGCTCTGGTCAAAGCCAGTGAGAGTCTGCTTAAGGAAAAAGAACTTATCATCGAgag ACAAAAGCAGCATATGACCCAGATGGAGCAGCGTCTGAGGGAGACCGAGCTGCAAGTCCATGGAGCCCTCCTGGGTCGAGGAGCATCTTACGGGGATATGTGTATGCTGAGGCTACAG GAGGCCCAGAGGGAGAACGCCTTCCTGAGGGCGCAGTTTACGGAGCGCACAGACTGTGTGGTACTCGAGAAGGTGGAGGCGGAGCGCAGACTGGGGGCAGTCGAGGCAGAGACTCGCCGACTAACGGACTGCCTGAAGGAGGCCTGTGAGCGACAcgcagaggagatgaagaaacaggaagagagg ATCCGCAGTCGGGACAAGCACATCaacaacctgaagaagaagtgtCAAAAAGAGACTGAGCTAAAGAGGGAGAACCAGCAGCGCATTGAGACTCTTGAGCGCTATCTAGCTGACCTACCAACCTTGGAGGATTACCAGAGTCAGAACAAGCAG CTTGTGGAAGCCGAACAGCAGGCATCTCAGCTACAAGAGAGGCTTCGAGAGCTGGAGGTCTGTCTAGAGACGACGCGCTCCCAACTCCgagaaagagaaacacagcTGGAAGATCAAAAACGCAGGGAGAGGGACCTGCTTACAACCATTACTGA TATGCAGCAGCGGGTACAGCAAGGCCTCGAGGATGGAGCCAGACTGCCTTCCCTGGACATGGATaagttcagaggagaaaacaatGCATTGAGAGAGGAGCAACATAGACTCAAAAAG GTCATCGAGAAGCAGCACCGAATGATGGAACAGCTCGGCTCCCAGATCCAG GCTTTGGAGGAGCAGTTATCCCAGGAAGAGAGCAGCTCTCAGGCTGTCAGAGAAGATGTGTTGGCCAAAGAGAAGAACGTGTTGGAGCTCCATACAGCCCTGAGGGAG CTGTCTGCACAGAACCAGGAACTGATGGGTCAGAATCTGACCCTGCGGGAGCAAATAGGTGAGCCAGAGCAGAAGAGCACTAACGAGGCGTCGTCTGGCCTGCAGCCAGCCGGGACTCGTCTAACTCAGCGGCTTCATGTGGAGATCGCGTCCTGCCTCGGTGACCTGCGCTCCTTGTGCAGCATTCTGACCCAGAGGGCTCAGGGACAAGATCCCAACCTGTCCCTGCTGCTCGGTATCACGT CACCTCCACCGGTTACAGAGCAGGCAGAGGACTGGATGAATCCAGAGGTGCTGCAGAAAAAGCTGCTTGAAGCGCAACAACTCCGTCGGGATGTCGAGGAACTCCGTAATGTAATACTGGACCGCTACGCGCAGGACATGGGGGAGAACTGCATTACCCAGTAA
- the cep85 gene encoding centrosomal protein of 85 kDa isoform X2 encodes MQGFHTETALSDFCSSSGSPPFQPIRSQIPIPTAHVMPSTAGAPASKPQSVVQEDSLSSEGHRSSSGSRTPSGSTSKSSPLSKSVSSPNLDAPPAVGGDHVGPKPDCLSRYRSLVNGLDHSLFPSDHTRMDECQKFDTPAVEPTLNQSALLGGLCSDVRLRLQTAGIRETPDCISEAYRGGMEHSYKVLPEARSGLPSQAETSVQRGSQPAVAGSAGVYANPLSLQTQALLREHAGSKGYEPLRQDRCAELSSWQQQQQHKHQLESLRMQVEQMQLMSAGVSQYPSLYSSPVHSESGKWDALVKASESLLKEKELIIERQKQHMTQMEQRLRETELQVHGALLGRGASYGDMCMLRLQEAQRENAFLRAQFTERTDCVVLEKVEAERRLGAVEAETRRLTDCLKEACERHAEEMKKQEERIRSRDKHINNLKKKCQKETELKRENQQRIETLERYLADLPTLEDYQSQNKQLVEAEQQASQLQERLRELEVCLETTRSQLRERETQLEDQKRRERDLLTTITDMQQRVQQGLEDGARLPSLDMDKFRGENNALREEQHRLKKVIEKQHRMMEQLGSQIQALEEQLSQEESSSQAVREDVLAKEKNVLELHTALRELSAQNQELMGQNLTLREQIGEPEQKSTNEASSGLQPAGTRLTQRLHVEIASCLGDLRSLCSILTQRAQGQDPNLSLLLGITSPPPVTEQAEDWMNPEVLQKKLLEAQQLRRDVEELRNVILDRYAQDMGENCITQ; translated from the exons ATGCAAGGTTTCCACACCGAAACAGCTCTCTCAG aTTTCTGCAGTTCCAGCGGCAGCCCCCCTTTCCAGCCCATTCGCAGTCAGATCCCCATACCCACTGCACATGTCATGCCATCCACGGCCGGAGCCCCGGCCTCGAAGCCTCAGTCGGTGGTCCAGGAGGACTCGCTCTCCTCTGAGGGTCACAggtcttcctctggctccagaACCCCAAGTGGCTCCACTTCAAAGTCTTCCCCTCTCTCAAAGTCAGTGTCTTCGCCCAACCTGGACGCTCCACCCGCTGTGGGAGGGGATCATGTGGGGCCAAAGCCGGACTGTCTGAGCCGCTACCGCAGCCTCGTCAACGGGCTGGACCACTCTCTTTTCCCCTCGGATCACACGCGGATGGACGAGTGCCAGAAGTTTGACACTCCTGCCGTGGAGCCCACGCTAAATCAGTCAGCCCTGTTGGGGGGGTTATGCTCCGATGTCAGACTCCGATTACAGACTGCCGGCATCCGAGAGACTCCGGACTGCATCTCTGAGGCCTACAGAGGAGGCATGGAGCACAGCTACAAGGTGCTCCCTGAAGCTAGGTCGGGGCTCCCCAGCCAAGCGGAAACTTCGGTTCAGAGGGGAAGTCAGCCCGCTGTGGCCGGATCCGCTGGAGTTTACGCAAACCCTctcagcctgcagacacaagCTCTGCTGAGGGAGCACGCAGGCTCCAAGGGATATGAGCCGTTGCGGCAGGACCGATGTGCTGAACTTTCCAGctggcagcaacaacagcaacacaagcatcaactggAAAGTCTACGCATGCAAGTGGAACAAATGCAG CTTATGAGTGCTGGAGTGTCCCAGTATCCATCTCTGTATTCGTCGCCCGTTCACTCCGAGTCCGGCAAATGGGACGCTCTGGTCAAAGCCAGTGAGAGTCTGCTTAAGGAAAAAGAACTTATCATCGAgag ACAAAAGCAGCATATGACCCAGATGGAGCAGCGTCTGAGGGAGACCGAGCTGCAAGTCCATGGAGCCCTCCTGGGTCGAGGAGCATCTTACGGGGATATGTGTATGCTGAGGCTACAG GAGGCCCAGAGGGAGAACGCCTTCCTGAGGGCGCAGTTTACGGAGCGCACAGACTGTGTGGTACTCGAGAAGGTGGAGGCGGAGCGCAGACTGGGGGCAGTCGAGGCAGAGACTCGCCGACTAACGGACTGCCTGAAGGAGGCCTGTGAGCGACAcgcagaggagatgaagaaacaggaagagagg ATCCGCAGTCGGGACAAGCACATCaacaacctgaagaagaagtgtCAAAAAGAGACTGAGCTAAAGAGGGAGAACCAGCAGCGCATTGAGACTCTTGAGCGCTATCTAGCTGACCTACCAACCTTGGAGGATTACCAGAGTCAGAACAAGCAG CTTGTGGAAGCCGAACAGCAGGCATCTCAGCTACAAGAGAGGCTTCGAGAGCTGGAGGTCTGTCTAGAGACGACGCGCTCCCAACTCCgagaaagagaaacacagcTGGAAGATCAAAAACGCAGGGAGAGGGACCTGCTTACAACCATTACTGA TATGCAGCAGCGGGTACAGCAAGGCCTCGAGGATGGAGCCAGACTGCCTTCCCTGGACATGGATaagttcagaggagaaaacaatGCATTGAGAGAGGAGCAACATAGACTCAAAAAG GTCATCGAGAAGCAGCACCGAATGATGGAACAGCTCGGCTCCCAGATCCAG GCTTTGGAGGAGCAGTTATCCCAGGAAGAGAGCAGCTCTCAGGCTGTCAGAGAAGATGTGTTGGCCAAAGAGAAGAACGTGTTGGAGCTCCATACAGCCCTGAGGGAG CTGTCTGCACAGAACCAGGAACTGATGGGTCAGAATCTGACCCTGCGGGAGCAAATAGGTGAGCCAGAGCAGAAGAGCACTAACGAGGCGTCGTCTGGCCTGCAGCCAGCCGGGACTCGTCTAACTCAGCGGCTTCATGTGGAGATCGCGTCCTGCCTCGGTGACCTGCGCTCCTTGTGCAGCATTCTGACCCAGAGGGCTCAGGGACAAGATCCCAACCTGTCCCTGCTGCTCGGTATCACGT CACCTCCACCGGTTACAGAGCAGGCAGAGGACTGGATGAATCCAGAGGTGCTGCAGAAAAAGCTGCTTGAAGCGCAACAACTCCGTCGGGATGTCGAGGAACTCCGTAATGTAATACTGGACCGCTACGCGCAGGACATGGGGGAGAACTGCATTACCCAGTAA